From a region of the Zingiber officinale cultivar Zhangliang chromosome 4B, Zo_v1.1, whole genome shotgun sequence genome:
- the LOC121978565 gene encoding mitogen-activated protein kinase 7-like translates to MEIMRRGRVILERRALPHSSSTSIGGASSTNPPLRPVRRGSPAVRPSLLASPTRSQTARAPRPATSAHPRAARPLRSAIPARPRAPACPRAPRTAWSTPPTPLPSVSPPRATYIPGLTLNERLLGLGRRSGNVPFAGPAFREASQAARRARATNERLSQNVLSPSRRRARSSSDDSDSDDQPLSQRRRHRVPRPMSDSGPSSIPSPPPNAATSPPSPHVAPPPIPSHVVDPPTSSNNQAESPLAHLSTSQHAQDDEAGPSERPSTIPPAVPPQGHSSAPSGAIAEPSTPPGSVVGPSGPPPLIYQNYCTTLPSEEQLWSQTYVPTSSLKIKGCLATLWEESLHHMDSLTPPAQMDQFAELYVKVAELELQLNDPAQASHALRAEIKDLTKKKNSLEVSLAITDHKLRDLQEKQSQTDSVHQQSMNQQTLEHQRAMDQLTQKLRAAEALVQDQDQKLKSQEALLKSQETQLTSQATELSTARSELAQARATTEGVSTALAIYREGENNRCLQNRAMYLRSPEFCAQVGHCFSTSAIYGAGGALRQLHEQDYLKSLPPPEFLDHDRILKEIPDEIFAPFE, encoded by the exons ATGGAGATAATGAGGCGGGGCCGAGTTATCCTGGAGAGAAGAGCACTCCCCCACTCGTCTTCGACCTCAATCGGTGGGGCTTCATCGACCAATCCTCCGCTCAGACCTGTTCGGCGAGGGTCTCCTGCTGTTCGACCTTCTCTATTGGCCAGTCCTACTCGCTCTCAGACTGCTCGTGCACCTCGACCGGCCACTTCTGCTCACCCCCGGGCCGCTCGTCCACTTCGATCGGCCATCCCCGCTCGCCCTCGGGCTCCCGCTTGCCCCCGGGCCCCACGTACGGCCTGGTCTACTCCCCCAACACCACTACCCTCGGTTAGTCCTCCCCGAGCCACTTATATCCCCGGTCTGACCCTTAATGAAAGGCTCCTGGGCCTTGGCAGAAGATCCGGCAATGTTCCCTTCGCCGGTCCCGCTTTCAGAGAGGCTTCTCAGGCGGCTCGCAGGGCTCGTGCCACAAATGAACGCCTGAGCCAAAATGTCCTATCTCCCTCTAGACGCAGGGCTCGGTCGTCCTCCGATGATTCTGACTCTGACGATCAGCCATTATCTCAAAGACGTCGGCACCGAGTCCCTCGCCCGATGTCCGACTCCGGCCCATCAtctatcccttctcctcctccaaatGCAGCTACCTCTCCTCCATCCCCTCATGTGGCTCCACCTCCAATCCCAAGCCATGTAGTTGATCCCCCTACTTCATCTAATAATCAGGCCGAATCCCCATTGGCTCATCTTTCCACCTCACAGCATGCTCAGGACGATGAAGCTGGCCCCTCAGAACGACCTTCCACTATCCCGCCTGCAGTACCTCCTCAAGGTcattcttcagctccttctggtGCCATCGCCGAGCCTTCAACTCCTCCAGGCTCAGTCGTGGGTCCCTCAGGACCCCCTCCGCTTATTTATCAGAATTATTGTACTACCCTCCCTTCTGAGGAACAGTTATGGTCTCAAACATATGTTCCCACCAGCTCCCTCAAGATAAAAGGTTGTCTGGCCACTTTATGGGAAGAAAGTCTGCATCATATGGATTCCTTGACTCCCCCGGCTCAGATGGACCAATTCGCAGAGTTGTATGTTAAG GTTGCTGAACTAGAACTACAACTGAATGATCCTGCCCAAGCTAGTCATGCTTTGAGGGCCGAAATAAaagatttaaccaaaaagaagaATAGTCTGGAAGTATCTCTAGCCATAACCGACCATAAACTTAGAGATCTCCAAGAAAAGCAAAGTCAGACTGATAGTGTACACCAACAGAGTATGAATCAGCAGACTTTAGAGCATCAAAGAGCTATGGACCAGTTAACTCAAAAGTTGCGTGCTGCCGAGGCTCTGGTGCAGGATCAAGACCAAAAGTTGAAATCGCAGGAGGCCCTTTTGAAATCTCAAGAGACCCAGCTAACTTCCCAAGCAACCGAATTATCTACTGCCAGAAGTGAATTGGCTCAGGCTAGGGCAACCACAGAGGGCGTGTCAACAGCTCTGGCGATCTACAGAGAAGGGGAGAACAATCGCTGCTTACAAAACCGTGCTATGTATCTGCGTTCTCCAGAGTTTTGTGCACAGGTGGGACATTGTTTTTCCACATCTGCTATCTACGGGGCGGGCGGGGCTCTGCGACAACTTCACGAGCAAGACTATTTAAAGTCTCTTCCACCTCCTGAATTCTTAGACCATGATCGGATCCTCAAAGAGATACCGGATGAGATATTTGCTCCTTTTGAATGA